One Nodosilinea sp. FACHB-141 DNA segment encodes these proteins:
- a CDS encoding endonuclease/exonuclease/phosphatase family protein, whose product MKNIILGVAIALGLPVVALVGTFAYISSPNWNEADYDDLVTYEAYPSGTANPEQLSVVSYNIGYLSGLTNQQAVERDKALFDDNQATAIAALETLQPDILALQEIDFDAYRSFNLNQQYAVSAALEMAFGAIAVNWDKRYVPFPYWPPQAHYKQVISGQAVLSRYPVRRNERLVLEKVPTNPFYYNALYLDRVAQVTEIDVSGQTLIVINVHLEAFDAPTRIRQTKVVRDLAEGYAEDYPVLLIGDFNSSLNRDEGDDPRSIGILLDSPVLASALPTAPSSFTFPSDQPQYVLDYIFYTPETLEMVSAEVVAEAAQASDHLPIQAEVRLR is encoded by the coding sequence ATGAAAAACATTATTTTAGGGGTGGCGATCGCCCTGGGGCTGCCGGTAGTGGCCCTGGTGGGCACCTTCGCCTACATCAGCTCGCCCAACTGGAATGAGGCAGACTACGACGACCTGGTCACCTACGAGGCCTACCCTTCCGGCACTGCCAACCCTGAGCAGCTTAGCGTAGTCAGCTACAACATTGGCTACCTGTCGGGGCTGACGAACCAGCAGGCGGTCGAGCGCGACAAAGCGCTCTTTGATGACAACCAGGCCACTGCGATCGCTGCCCTAGAAACCCTCCAGCCCGACATTCTGGCGCTGCAAGAAATTGACTTTGACGCCTACCGATCGTTCAACCTCAACCAGCAGTATGCGGTTTCGGCGGCGCTGGAGATGGCCTTTGGGGCGATCGCCGTTAACTGGGACAAACGCTACGTGCCCTTTCCCTACTGGCCACCCCAGGCCCACTACAAACAAGTAATCTCCGGGCAGGCCGTGCTCAGCCGTTATCCCGTTCGCCGCAACGAACGCCTAGTGCTAGAGAAGGTGCCGACGAATCCGTTTTACTACAATGCGCTGTACCTCGATCGCGTTGCCCAAGTCACCGAAATCGACGTATCGGGCCAAACCCTGATCGTGATCAACGTTCACCTCGAAGCGTTTGACGCCCCGACCCGAATCCGCCAAACCAAAGTAGTACGGGATCTAGCCGAAGGCTACGCCGAGGACTACCCCGTGCTGCTGATAGGCGACTTTAACAGCAGCCTCAACCGTGACGAGGGCGATGATCCGCGATCGATTGGCATCCTGCTCGACTCCCCGGTGCTGGCATCGGCACTGCCCACAGCCCCGTCGTCGTTCACCTTTCCGTCTGACCAGCCCCAGTACGTCCTCGACTACATCTTCTACACCCCAGAAACCCTAGAGATGGTGTCTGCCGAAGTCGTTGCCGAGGCGGCTCAGGCATCGGACCATCTGCCCATCCAGGCTGAGGTGCGGTTGCGCTGA